In the genome of Juglans microcarpa x Juglans regia isolate MS1-56 chromosome 6S, Jm3101_v1.0, whole genome shotgun sequence, the window ttaaaattttgatacgataatcttaacgggtcatattcagattgacctatatagtataatatatatgttttgtcaCGACACAAATTCGatccgttaacacgatttgacacctcTACCTAGATTGTCACATTGAGACAATCTTAAAGATAACACGTTTTACAATAAAAACTCGAGCAAAATGCTAattgtattttctaaaattgcagATTGGGATTAGGTGAAAAAAGACATTAAATCTAAGAAGCAAGTGCCAAGCGATCAAAACGTGTTAATATATAACTTGAGGtttttgaatatattattttaccaAAAGAACCACGTTTGCACGATTATAAATGGGATACGGCTGATCAAAACTCCCACATATTTCCATTCTCAAATTTACAAAAGCATCATCTACTTTAAAGTCATCCTAACTTTTCACGTTACGAAAAAATCTAACTGTAAGCGATTCTACGTATTAATACGTGCAcatatttaatatgattagatagaaattaaattttattgaaaataatgttaatttaaatttagaatataaaaaaaataatattaatacacaaattaatatgtaaatttaCTTATACATGACAAAACTCTTACTTTAAAGTCAACCTAGCTTTTCATGTTACCTCTCTCCCCTTTTTTCTAGGAattgtttgtttgctttttttcttttatcttttggtTTCTTCTGATTTGATGAGAAAGATAAAGGTCTCATTTCTACATCATCCCGGGATGGGAGGATCCCTATAGATCTCCCTAATCAGATTTACAAGGAAAGCCAGTTCAACTGGATCTTTGTTTATAAGTTATTACTGCcctttcaacattttcaaaagtTAGGCTTATACAAGGGAACCAAAAGAAATACATGAAGACCCATCACAATATTGTAGATATCTACGTACAAAAAGTCAGCTATTTGTCTTATTACAACCCgccccacacccccccccccccccccccccccccccccccccccccccccgacgCCACCAAGCCCTGACTCGTTTGGCTCTCCATAAAACCCACCATTATTAAGGCCACCTCAAACATTTCGAGGTAAGAATCTCCATGGAAGGAACATCTCAGAAAAAAGAGGAGATAGAATATAGAAGAAactgagaaagaagaaaacagaaCAACTAAACTTTCTTCCTTGAGCTAACTTTTCTTACACATGTTGCAGATATCCCTTCAGAATCTGGGCAAAAGTTGCGACTTTGAAAGGTCTCAATCAAGGGCAAGGTCGATTCTTGTTTTCCTCCACTACCTTCTCCCCAACATGAATTGGCTTACATTAGAGTAATCTTTGAATATCTGTCTCTTTCAATTTGTAGTTCTTCTTAGTGGAAATGGAGGAGACCCATATGTAAAATGAAGCAACTTAGAGAAgatgttattttgttttcatttttggtttttgtagGCAATCATCAATGGAGAACAGACATGGATTATTCAGGCAGAACAGTGGTTACTGGAGGTCCTTGAGAGACGGAGACTTTGAGGAAGGAGATGTCTGGGCTACTCTCAGAGATACAACAGATTCTACTTCCATGGTTGACAAATCAAATGAAACTTCTGTTTCAATACATAGACCAGTTCCATCTGCTGCAAGAATGATACCAAGAGCTACAGGCAGCAGTAGCAGTAGCAATAATTCCTCTCATGAAGCCAAACTTGTTCAGCAATCAGCACCAGTTAACGTTCCCGACTGGTCACAGATTTCCAGGAGAAAGTCAAAGAAGGCCGCCAAGAATGATTCATGgcatgatgatgaagatgatgatgataatgatatcAATGAAGCTTCGAAAGACGCCCAGGACAGCGATGAAGATGATAACGATAATGAGGACGTTTGCAAGTTACCTCCACATGAATTAATAGCTAGGAGGCTTGCAAGAAGTCATATTTcctctttctctgtttttgaAGGTGTTGGGAGAACCCTCAAAGGGAGGGATCTCAGCAAAGTGAGGAACGCTGTGTTAACAAAAACCGGTTTCCTTGAATGATTGTGAAGAGGGTGGTTTCCATGATCTCGATTCCTTGTTCTATATACCATTATCAACAGTTTGTGATTTAGGTACACTCTCGGACTTGTAATTGTTGCTTACTCTGTAGAGTGTAGAGATTCATGTTTTCATGGGTCTTGCTTAGGGTATGAGAAATTTAGTTCCTGCTTGTAAAAAAACAATTGATTGATCCCTATCCCATCTTGCTTTAGCTTTGATATATAAGCTTGTTTGTATTATAATGATTATTGAGAGACCTGGAAATGTACAAAGAAAAACAGGTACAAAACTAAGCCAATAAGTTCCTATCATGGAAGTtagctttcaaatttcaaagagaAACTTGATTGTCGCTTAACTTGATTGTCGCTTCAGCGTCCCCCACCATGACAAGTACTGATCAAAGAGGACCAAAACGCATTGATTATAGCAGGTAATTTCTTGATAATATCTCGTTCTAATTCTgtacattcatttttttttcttgtttgtttgcttgTGAGATTGAAATTGGTTGAAGGTGGCGAAGAGACAGATTATTAGGACAAAAGTAATCAAGTGTCACTAATTAGGGTAAGTTCTCGAAAAATTACATTCAGTGCCAAAAATCTTTCACTCACCTTTGAGTTTGGACATAGAATGATCGAATTCCAAGTTTGTCATGACTCATGTCAGAGTCAAATGTCATTTCCTGTCCCATTTGTCGTTCTAACTTCTCTCCTCGATCAACATCACGACctctaaaacattaaaacaaaGAAGATGATTGATCCAACCAACCTTTATAAATGagtaataaaattaacatttttttttgaagaaatatctttaatttaaaatataaataaatcttcGTATCAGTCTCTATTTTGGATCAGTCGAAACACACCTTACGTGTTCCtaaataaaataaccaaaaaatccCGCAACAAAACCAATTTTCCTCTCGTTTCACGTTTCTTCTTGCTCCTTCCACCCCGTGTCGGCCGAGTCCCCCCATCCCCACCACTCGCCCATCCTCTCCCCCAACCCCCACCACCCGCCCGCGTTGACATCCTCTCTCCCACGTGGTGTCGGTATCCTCTCTCCCACCTCCACCCCTACCCGGCGTCGCCATCCTCTCCCCTACCCGTACCTCCCGTAGGCCAAATGAGAGGCATGACTGAGCATGGAGGGCTAAGGGAGTTGCGGTGGAGCTGCTGGTAGTTGAGGGAGGCTCGAGGTGGCAGCTGgagccgtgggtggcggcgtacggCTCGGTGGCACTGCAGAACCCgtatgggtgaaacccatttcaggaaagagagggagagggctgTCGTGCTTGACGGGGCTAAGGGGAGGTGGTGCTCAACGATGGGGCTGGAGGCTGATGATGGCGGCGGTAGCAGCGGCAAACCGTTAGGAGAACCCATTTTGGGTTTCGCGTGTGGGAGCTATGTGTGGGGGCTTCCAGATGGGCCTCAACAAGTACAATCCCGCACTATTCGGGCTCGGCCCATCATCGGCATCCACCGGATCCGGTACAGCATCTGCTGATGAGGCCAAATTTGCTGAGAAGATGGCGTTCGACATCAAGCTCGAGAAGTTTGACGCGACGTCCAAGATTAAGATAATAAAGGAGGTGAGGACGTTCATGGATTTGGGTCTGAAGAAGGCCAAGGAGTTGGTGGAGAAAGCGCCCATGGTGTTGAAGAAGGGACTCACCAAAGAGGAGGCCAATTCCATTGTTGCCAAGTTCAAGGACTTGGGTGCTACTGTGGTATTGGaattacaattattattatttttaacttttcggATTTAGTCTTTTGATGTAGAATAATGGCGTCTTAGATTAATgggaaatgagaattttgttaGTGGGAAGTCAGTTTCTGTTATTGGGTGCTTTTATATGATCCCAGTTTTACTGAGAATGATTCTCTCCAAATTTGTGCTTGTCGTGCTATATTGAAAGTGAAAAATCTCAATTCTTCGTTTGCCCGAGCATATCACAAATACGATTTGGTTTGGTATGTTACATGTCTTGTCTTGTACAAACCAAAACCCTCAGAATCTTATGTTGATGTATTGGTTACCTATTGGCCCGTATTTTCATTCACGATCATTGTCAAATTTCATTCACCATGGTTTGTTTATTCTTCCACCAGATAAAACTCCATTCAAGGCAGTTTTTTTAGGCTTTATCCTCTTATTTCTTTGAGGGTAGGATGGGTTTAAAGTAAGATGAGAAGGTTGTTTGCTCTTGGTGTTGATTAAGAACAATTCACGTTGGTGTTTACGGTTAAAACATAGGGGCTTATTGGCTTATGATTGAGAAGACCATTTGTTGTGCTATTTGCACTTGTAGATTTTTGAGTCTTAATTAACTAGGAAAATAGAAAGGAATATAAAGGCTATGAACAGTTTACAAATGTTAATAGGCTAGGAGATTATGGTGTTTAGGCATTTAGTTCTTTGAGACGTGAAATCGTTTGCTGCTTTTGTGTTTGTAAGGTTTACTGCTAGCTTGCTCAGAGCTTGCTGAGATAGGATTTTGGTGCTACATCAACATTTTTTAGGAAGAAATAGAACTAAGGTTACATTCTTTTTGCCTGTCTTGATAGTCAAACATGTACAATTACCCAAaacattattcattttcttGTGCCATTCTTTTGTCACAAATAAGGGGCAATATGAAGGCAAAACCATAGAAAAGGTGATAGAGACATGTTCTTGCTTGCCCAAAAGCAAGATTCTCCGTTGTACATAATATGTGGTAAAGCTCTTGTGgactaaataaatatattgcaCTGTCTGAAAAAGATTAGGAAGGCTATGGAGTTTGATACTGCATAGGGTGGGAGGAAGATTCTTCACAATAAGGGAAGTCGTATATTGTATATTGTATTGTATATAAAGCATTTTACTTTAGTTTCTACCTtttgaatgagatttattattcgtcaaaaaaaaatgaaagttccCTCCTCCCTCACTCTCATGTGGTGGAAGAAACAGGGAAGCAGTGCATGCCTAAGAATGACATTCCAATATTCTCAACAttggaataatattaaaaaaaaatattctaacaatattttatataacttttaactttaaactaaaaccatctcatctcaccttacCTCACCTTACTGTCCAAATCCCACTGTAAACGCAGGCGATAGCAAGGGATTGGTGAAAAGGAAGCGCAAATGCGAATGCATGCACAAACACAGTAGTTGATAAACACGGGGCTTCTATTTGGTAAGCCACAACTGCCAAGCATTCGAACACATcccttgaaaatgattattttcttcatttactCTTCCATTGGTTAAAATGACAGTCGCAAGGACATCTGAAATACATATTTAACTTGGCAATTGAAGTCACTATATGTAATTCTTTTGGTGGTCTTTTACTTCTCTCACTTCAGTCCCAAAATTTCGAAAAATCTATGaacttttaacaaaatgatCCCAAAAATAGCAAACACAACTCACATATCAATCTCCCATTTCCCACATTTACAACCCTAGCcatatttacagttatagacATATTGGCTGAAGATGGAGCTGCACCAATACAATGATGGACCCAATGCACGTTTGGTACTCTTGCTACATGAAATTCCATCATCTGCAAAATTTGCAAAGATACAACAACTAGGATTAACAGCCATCAAGGGCACTAAACTAtaatgtgtagaaatattgcaACTTAGATACAGGCAATCAAAACAAAGTTTTCTTATTGGTCAACAAGAACCTCTCTATGATAGTATGACAACATCCACCAAGTCGTAAATCATGGATCTCAGGGTTATATACAGGGTTCGTGTGAATTTTAGTACTCAGAATAAGTTATTAGTGACTGTTTTTGGAAAAGcgttgggggagggggggggggggggttgggatTGTAACATTCTCTGAAAAAAAATTCAGGAAGGGAACACGATAGAGTGGTGTAATAGAGGCATTAGGGATCCAATGCAGCATCCTAACCATAGTATCCCAAGACTACACACTTTGGACAGCCAATTTAAAGGGCAAACACAGAAAATTGTAAGCAGTctgataaaaatagaaatattattaatattaagtcTGCTGGATACCAGCTAATTGTAATTGACAACAAATTGAAAAGAAAGATTGCAGCCTCAGATCTAAAAGAAATAAGCATTAATTTATCATtgattgatgtgatttgatgaattattaaatttttgcaCAAATAGCAGCAACGATCATTTTGTGATAATGTTTTTGTTCTGTTAAAAGAATTGTGCTTAAGAGGAAGTTGTTTAAATCTCACTTCTATCAGCGGCAAGACCAATTTATTAGAAAGAAGTGAAGGCTGAAAAGAGATATGCTCAagaaaaaaacttgaataattCTAAACGCTCATTAAAAGCACTAAATGTTATGAAGTTTGACAGCTTCAAGTTTTTATTTCTGCAAGCATGATAGTTTCAAGAAGTCACGACCGAAAGGAAAGACACAATAGTGGAAATACCTCTACGTACAAAGCAATTGCAGCCCTGTCAGAACCCCTCGGTTCCTTCAAATTGGTAATAGCCTCTACTATAAGCTTATCCAACCTATAATCAAGCAAATGAGGTTCCAAGTTCCAACAGAAGAAATCAGTGATGTCAAGAAAAATAGGATAACATGGTTACCATTACAAGATTCTTATGGACTGTGACACCTGAAGAGCCACCTTTTCTTTGGAGgccctttttattcttttttcttttgtttggctCTTTCCTTTATAGCTGATATAAATACGCAATATGGGTTTAACAGCAGTCTGCCACATTGGAGGGAGCAAATATCTTATGGAGATTATTTAGCAGCCAAGATTCACGTCTTCACCTAGAGCAACTTTTCCAAAAGTGGTACTATGTTTGCTGCTTAGACCATGTATAAAAGTCTAGCAATATTAGTACATAGTTTGTAAACTAGAGTTACTAAATGAAGTGacatgagaaaataaaagtgctaTGGAAACTCTAGATCAGATAAGTTAAGAATGAAAACTACCATGTCTTAAAATGGTCATGCAATGAAAGCATTATTGAGtgaaaaaagttaaacaaaGTTGTTCTTGAAGGATTTTAAAGAGGAAGCACAAACtttttattgaatcaagtaaATAGATGTAGCCTAAAGGAGCAAGAAATTGATATAAGAAAGTCATGACAGCTAGCCCCATTGAATGCAGTAGcagaaacccaaaaaaataaggTGTGGAAAAGAAACTTCTAAACTCAACCAAAGAGCGCTCCCGATCTTTACAGCTTTGACCATtcctttcaaaccaaaatgctCCATCTGAGAAAtaaaggaatcattctccatgCAGCCTCAAGTTGGGGTTTGCCATGAAGGCCTCTCCAGCAAACAAAAAGATCTACCACCCTCCTAAATGTCACCCATGCAATATTGGTCCAactaaaaatctcatcccataaGATTCTTGCCACCGCACGGTTAAGTAAGAAATAAGCTACAGCttcaccactttttttttacacGTATGGCACCAATACATTACAATAGACCCACGCTTCCTCAAATTTTCTATAGTCAAGATTTtcacaagaagaaaaacaaaaaaagttacttgcaaaaaaaaaaaattgcattcttTTTAAGGGAATAtggcaaaaacaaaaacaagaaaagttacTTGCAAAAAGAATTGCCGCGGCAGTTTCCAAAGTGAAACTTCCCACAAGGTTGATACTTGCTGATGGACTAATAATCTGAGTCTCCGCTTGGCAGCCTAGACTACGGAGGAAATTGAGGATACAGTAACTCAGATATGgatgtcttcttcttttgttttgaaagagTGAAATACCTAACTCCATTAGCAAAAACATTATCATTTTACCTATGTTTGAAGATGATCATATTGTTTCAGGTGCAacagataattttaaaacaaactcaAATTGTTTTATCTCTATTAGCTCTCATCACCGACCGGTGAAAGTCTACAATTTTCCTAAAGAGTAAACaaagctaaaaaataaaaagaaaaaacacttcAAGAAAGAACACGCTGACCCTGTGCGTTGTTAAGATTATTTCTActtggttaaaaaaaatgatgtgggtaaaaaaaactcaactttaaaaacTACAGAGAACTTCTAGCACGATTAACTCAATTCCACTTCCCGACAACATAATTCAAACTCTAATGTAGGTAAGATGAATTGATTTTGAATTCTTAAGTTACATGAGCTCAATTCTATAGATAAGCACATAAACTTATATGTCGTAGTCCCTTAAATCTGGATCTTTACCCAAGTTAAAGATGGGAGACATAATACTTGTCTTTAACGAGCAGTGTTTGAAAACTTGTGAAAGAGTAttgaaatttacaatatttggCTTAAGGATATCTCATAGAAAACTAAGTTAAAGGAATTATCCATCTGTGCTATAATTTGGAGGTTTTTGAGGCTGTTTCAGCTCAAGTTTATCCATGAACAGCCCAAAACTAAAATCACAGTGGCTTAAAAAACATCAGCATTCGAAATCTTTAGTTTTAGGAACTATATCTGTAGCTAAGAgtaatgaaaatagaaaaaaagagacCAATTTACTGGAGACAGAGTTCAATGTATGATATAAGAGTACCAAAAGTtggttatgaaattttgtgtTTCTGAGGCTTTTGAGCTCAGATACTAACTACTTAACTAagattcaaacaaataaaactataaaGATCTTAACTTTACGATCTACAACTTTAAACGTTGCTTTTGAGAACCGAGAACAAAGTAAATTTATATGAACCAACCAACACTTGGGAAATCGCAACAGGTGGAGATGAGCCGTCGCTGGGTGTCGCTGGATCAAGTGATGGCCGTCGCGGGGTGGCGCTGGGCAGGCGACGCAGGTACTAGGCGACATGGGTTCTGTAGACGCGGGATGTGCTTCTTCGTGGGAATTCGAAATGGGCGTTCTGTTGTTTG includes:
- the LOC121236703 gene encoding 50S ribosomal protein L7/L12-like — encoded protein: MCGGFQMGLNKYNPALFGLGPSSASTGSGTASADEAKFAEKMAFDIKLEKFDATSKIKIIKEVRTFMDLGLKKAKELVEKAPMVLKKGLTKEEANSIVAKFKDLGATVFY
- the LOC121236405 gene encoding transcription initiation factor TFIID subunit 11-like isoform X2, which encodes MENRHGLFRQNSGYWRSLRDGDFEEGDVWATLRDTTDSTSMVDKSNETSVSIHRPVPSAARMIPRATGSSSSSNNSSHEAKLVQQSAPVNVPDWSQISRRKSKKAAKNDSWHDDEDDDDNDINEASKDAQDSDEDDNDNEDVCKLPPHELIARRLARSHISSFSVFEGVGRTLKGRDLSKVRNAVLTKTGFLE
- the LOC121237973 gene encoding uncharacterized protein LOC121237973 isoform X1, coding for MWQTAVKPILRIYISYKGKSQTKEKRIKRASKEKVALQVSQSIRILLDKLIVEAITNLKEPRGSDRAAIALYVEMMEFHVARVPNVHWVHHCIGAAPSSANMSITVNMARVVNVGNGRLICELCLLFLGSFC
- the LOC121237973 gene encoding uncharacterized protein LOC121237973 isoform X2; this translates as MSPSTCVACPAPPRDGHHLIQRHPATAHLHLLRFPKCWLDKLIVEAITNLKEPRGSDRAAIALYVEMMEFHVARVPNVHWVHHCIGAAPSSANMSITVNMARVVNVGNGRLICELCLLFLGSFC
- the LOC121236405 gene encoding uncharacterized protein LOC121236405 isoform X1; translation: MLQISLQNLGKSCDFERSQSRARQSSMENRHGLFRQNSGYWRSLRDGDFEEGDVWATLRDTTDSTSMVDKSNETSVSIHRPVPSAARMIPRATGSSSSSNNSSHEAKLVQQSAPVNVPDWSQISRRKSKKAAKNDSWHDDEDDDDNDINEASKDAQDSDEDDNDNEDVCKLPPHELIARRLARSHISSFSVFEGVGRTLKGRDLSKVRNAVLTKTGFLE